One stretch of Rosistilla oblonga DNA includes these proteins:
- a CDS encoding VanZ family protein, with translation MNAGPADQRGPGISRWKLVGACCALGAFFVPLPAGSQRLDQLYNFSHLLVFGGLAFMMMQVFVGWGFWRRVAFTLSSVLALGVAIELIQPFFGRRASLHDVINDLIGGVVGISIAAAFRWATLMYRPSDQS, from the coding sequence ATGAACGCAGGACCTGCCGACCAACGCGGCCCCGGAATCTCCCGCTGGAAGCTGGTTGGTGCTTGCTGCGCGTTGGGGGCGTTTTTCGTCCCCTTGCCCGCTGGTTCGCAACGCCTTGACCAGCTCTACAACTTCTCGCATCTACTGGTGTTCGGCGGACTTGCGTTCATGATGATGCAGGTCTTCGTCGGCTGGGGATTTTGGCGAAGGGTTGCCTTTACGCTCAGCAGCGTGCTGGCGCTCGGCGTTGCGATCGAACTGATTCAGCCGTTTTTTGGCCGCCGGGCGAGCCTTCATGACGTCATTAACGATCTGATCGGTGGCGTCGTGGGAATTTCGATCGCCGCAGCGTTTCGCTGGGCGACGCTGATGTACAGACCTTCGGATCAATCCTGA
- a CDS encoding serine/threonine protein kinase has product MADDYTEQQSTGEQQDALKLSLQTTTPPAEVPGYRIERFLGAGAFGQVWVARDLNTGRPVAIKFYLHRGGVNWSLLSREVKNLVALSADSYIVQVLEVGWDSEPPYYVMELIENGSLEDLLHKRGRLPVERAVQLFREICIGMNHTHGKGILHCDLKPANVLLDEELRPRLADFGQSRLSHEQSPALGTLFYMAPEQADLDASPDVRWDVYGLGAILYRMLTGTAPHREGALLDQIDTAGSLNKRLEKYRDVICQSGPPTGHEKVAGVDRRLGQILQRCLAPDPEHRYANVQQLVEAIDERNASKARRPLILLGLVGPLLLLTAMGLYAIRSIRETGKQFTTAMREERSKTNLSVAGEKARALEIELRSYFDLVSLEASSPELAETLTDALQQPRLKELRRQIAAQQQPEAARDEILDQKLGQPLEDHLTERLDHYNQLAETHPGVPKLATMFVTDSQGTMIGFAHSAPITRRTNSRGRNYAFRTYFTGLKEDLPKGTPPAEIDQIIQQTHLSTAFQSTATGVWKVAVSTPIRLPNLDDSSSRDDQIDGVLVATTNFGDFEQFRVREDDEYDVIGVLVDARPGPLRGTILQHPWMQNHQSRHQGHQDERFQVGNAVLDELLAGGDINYHDPIAAAHDGEGFKGNWIAAVQPVHLPKSGEGNGGQTDWIVLVQFRLSKTIARVESLTNKLIAEGIIAALAIMMVNGAMWYLVRRANSSAAHDDTDSESTLPVAMQETISLQD; this is encoded by the coding sequence ATGGCAGATGATTATACCGAGCAACAGTCGACGGGCGAGCAGCAGGATGCTCTGAAGCTGAGCTTGCAAACGACGACGCCACCAGCCGAAGTACCAGGATATCGCATCGAGCGATTCCTTGGTGCCGGTGCGTTTGGTCAGGTTTGGGTGGCGCGGGACCTCAATACGGGTCGCCCCGTGGCGATCAAATTCTATCTGCATCGCGGTGGGGTCAATTGGTCGCTGTTGAGTCGTGAGGTCAAGAATCTGGTGGCGCTGAGTGCCGACAGCTACATCGTGCAAGTCTTGGAAGTCGGTTGGGACAGCGAGCCGCCCTATTATGTGATGGAGCTGATCGAAAACGGATCGTTGGAAGATCTGTTGCACAAGCGCGGCCGATTGCCGGTCGAACGAGCGGTGCAGTTGTTCCGCGAGATCTGCATCGGCATGAACCATACCCACGGCAAGGGGATCCTGCACTGCGATTTGAAACCGGCCAACGTCCTGTTGGATGAAGAGCTTCGCCCGCGGCTGGCCGATTTCGGTCAGAGCCGACTGTCGCACGAACAGTCGCCGGCGCTGGGGACGCTGTTTTATATGGCTCCCGAACAAGCCGACCTCGACGCGTCCCCCGATGTCCGCTGGGACGTCTACGGTCTGGGGGCGATCTTGTACCGGATGTTGACCGGCACGGCGCCGCATCGCGAAGGAGCGCTGCTGGATCAGATCGACACCGCCGGTTCGCTGAACAAGCGGCTCGAAAAATATCGCGATGTAATTTGCCAATCTGGGCCGCCAACGGGGCACGAAAAAGTTGCGGGAGTCGATCGCCGACTGGGACAGATCCTGCAACGCTGCTTGGCTCCCGATCCTGAGCATCGGTACGCGAACGTCCAGCAATTGGTCGAAGCGATCGACGAGCGGAACGCGTCGAAGGCTCGCCGGCCATTGATCCTGTTGGGGCTTGTCGGGCCGCTGCTACTGCTGACCGCGATGGGGCTGTACGCGATCCGTAGCATCCGCGAAACGGGGAAACAATTTACAACGGCGATGCGCGAAGAACGCAGCAAGACGAACCTGAGCGTGGCCGGCGAAAAAGCCCGCGCGTTGGAGATCGAACTGCGTTCTTATTTCGATCTCGTGTCGCTGGAAGCTTCCAGCCCCGAGCTTGCCGAAACGCTGACCGATGCATTGCAGCAGCCGAGGCTGAAGGAGCTGCGCCGGCAGATCGCGGCGCAGCAGCAGCCCGAGGCGGCGCGCGACGAAATCCTGGATCAGAAACTGGGCCAACCGCTGGAAGATCATCTAACGGAACGGTTGGACCACTACAACCAGCTGGCCGAAACGCATCCGGGCGTTCCCAAGTTGGCGACGATGTTTGTCACCGACAGCCAAGGAACGATGATCGGATTTGCTCACTCGGCGCCGATTACTCGCAGAACCAACAGCCGGGGCCGCAACTACGCCTTCCGGACCTACTTCACTGGCCTCAAGGAAGACCTTCCCAAGGGAACGCCTCCCGCAGAGATCGACCAGATCATCCAGCAGACACATCTATCGACGGCGTTTCAGAGCACGGCGACGGGAGTCTGGAAGGTCGCTGTCAGCACGCCGATCCGGTTGCCCAACCTGGACGACTCCAGCAGCCGCGACGACCAGATCGACGGCGTCTTGGTGGCCACCACCAACTTCGGCGACTTCGAACAGTTTCGGGTTCGCGAAGACGATGAATACGACGTGATCGGAGTTTTAGTCGACGCCCGGCCGGGGCCGCTGCGAGGAACGATTCTTCAGCATCCCTGGATGCAAAACCATCAATCGCGGCATCAAGGACATCAGGATGAGCGGTTCCAAGTTGGCAATGCGGTCCTCGACGAACTGCTGGCTGGCGGGGACATCAACTACCACGATCCGATCGCCGCGGCACACGATGGCGAGGGCTTTAAAGGCAACTGGATCGCTGCGGTTCAACCTGTGCATCTACCGAAATCGGGAGAAGGAAACGGCGGCCAAACCGACTGGATCGTGTTGGTCCAGTTCCGCTTGAGCAAGACGATCGCGCGGGTCGAGAGCCTGACGAACAAATTGATCGCCGAGGGGATCATCGCAGCGTTGGCGATCATGATGGTCAATGGAGCGATGTGGTACCTGGTCCGGAGAGCGAATTCATCGGCAGCGCACGACGATACCGACTCAGAATCGACGCTTCCGGTTGCGATGCAGGAAACGATTTCGCTTCAGGATTGA
- a CDS encoding amidohydrolase family protein, with translation MPLDGRDGRELLLRNFRPKSRLRVPENPRDAAKFPVVDVHTHLSYRLKDDPEALDAFVELMDRNNIAVCCSLDGRLGDKLQQHMRYLWTKYRDRFVIYANVDWQGSGDADDPATWACNQPGFVRQTVMLLEAAVEQGVSGLKIFKGFGLGYRGEDRNLLAIDDLRWDPIWEACGRLGLPIIMHVADPAAFFDPIDPQNERWEELSRHPDWSFHGDDFPSREALLEARNRVIERHPKTKFIGAHVANNAEDLETVAAWLDRYPNLSVEFASRIGELGRQPYSARDFIIKYADRVMFGTDGPWPETRIRLYWRFLETRDQYFPYSEKEFPPQGLWQIYGLYLPDDVLRKVYSENAARLIPGVRQRLGS, from the coding sequence ATGCCGTTGGATGGCCGCGACGGACGCGAGCTACTGTTGCGGAACTTCCGTCCGAAATCGCGGCTCCGCGTTCCCGAAAATCCTCGCGACGCAGCCAAGTTCCCTGTCGTCGATGTCCACACGCATCTCTCCTATCGTTTGAAAGATGATCCCGAGGCGCTCGACGCGTTTGTCGAATTGATGGACCGCAACAACATCGCCGTCTGTTGCAGTCTCGACGGCCGCTTGGGCGATAAATTGCAGCAGCACATGCGTTATCTATGGACCAAATATCGCGATCGCTTTGTGATCTATGCCAACGTCGATTGGCAGGGCTCCGGGGATGCGGACGATCCGGCGACATGGGCCTGCAACCAGCCGGGGTTTGTCCGCCAGACGGTGATGCTGTTGGAGGCGGCGGTCGAACAGGGCGTCAGCGGTCTGAAGATCTTCAAGGGCTTTGGGTTGGGATACCGCGGCGAGGATCGCAATCTGTTGGCGATCGACGATCTGCGGTGGGATCCGATCTGGGAGGCGTGCGGCCGACTGGGGCTGCCGATCATCATGCACGTCGCCGACCCAGCCGCCTTCTTCGATCCGATCGACCCGCAGAACGAGCGTTGGGAAGAACTCAGCCGCCATCCCGACTGGAGCTTCCACGGCGATGACTTCCCGTCGCGCGAGGCGTTGCTGGAGGCGAGAAACCGCGTGATTGAGCGGCATCCGAAAACGAAGTTTATCGGCGCCCACGTGGCGAACAACGCAGAGGATCTGGAGACCGTAGCCGCGTGGTTGGATCGCTATCCGAACCTATCAGTTGAATTCGCTTCGCGGATCGGTGAACTTGGACGCCAGCCCTATTCAGCCCGCGACTTCATCATCAAGTACGCCGATCGTGTGATGTTTGGAACCGATGGTCCCTGGCCCGAGACGCGGATCCGGCTGTACTGGCGGTTTCTGGAGACCCGCGACCAATACTTCCCGTATTCGGAAAAAGAGTTTCCGCCGCAGGGGCTGTGGCAGATCTATGGGCTCTATCTACCCGACGACGTGCTGCGGAAAGTCTATTCGGAAAACGCAGCCCGGCTGATTCCAGGAGTCCGTCAGCGACTCGGTTCGTAA
- a CDS encoding alpha/beta fold hydrolase, giving the protein MLTRFLLNGLVSRSVIVGCCTAFISILALGNLSAATVEDHTFIATCDGSEQRYVLVTPDAFSSDQRVDLIIALHGHGSDRWQFVRQDRGECRAVRDVAATRGALLVSPDYRAKTSWMGPKAEADVVQIIESMKGEFRIGRVILCGGSMGGTGALTFTALHPDLIDAVVSLNGTANLVEYERFLDAIAESYGGTKQQVPDEYRRRSAEFAPDRFTMPLAATTGGGDEIVPADSVLRLVEKVQHTNCHVLSLHRADGGHSTTYDDTKQALEFVFKALQNL; this is encoded by the coding sequence ATGCTGACGCGATTTCTACTGAACGGTCTTGTGTCGCGATCAGTGATCGTTGGGTGTTGCACCGCGTTTATCTCCATTCTGGCGTTGGGCAACCTCAGCGCGGCGACGGTTGAAGACCACACGTTCATCGCCACATGTGATGGCTCCGAACAGCGATACGTCCTCGTCACGCCCGACGCGTTCAGCTCCGATCAACGTGTCGACTTAATCATTGCTTTGCATGGTCACGGTTCCGATCGCTGGCAGTTCGTTCGGCAGGATCGCGGCGAGTGCCGAGCGGTCCGCGACGTAGCAGCAACCCGCGGTGCGTTGCTAGTCTCGCCCGACTATCGAGCCAAGACTTCTTGGATGGGACCGAAGGCCGAAGCGGATGTGGTGCAGATCATCGAATCGATGAAAGGTGAATTTCGTATCGGGCGTGTGATCCTGTGCGGTGGTTCGATGGGAGGAACGGGAGCGTTAACGTTTACGGCCTTGCATCCCGACCTGATCGATGCCGTTGTCTCCCTGAACGGAACAGCAAACCTTGTCGAATACGAGCGGTTCCTCGATGCGATCGCGGAATCTTATGGCGGCACAAAACAGCAGGTCCCCGACGAATACCGTCGCCGTAGCGCTGAATTTGCTCCCGACCGATTCACGATGCCGCTGGCAGCAACAACCGGCGGCGGCGACGAGATCGTGCCGGCTGACAGCGTGCTGCGACTGGTTGAAAAAGTACAACATACGAATTGTCACGTCCTCAGCCTTCATCGTGCCGATGGAGGCCACAGCACCACCTACGACGACACAAAGCAGGCTCTTGAGTTTGTGTTTAAGGCTCTGCAAAACCTTTAA
- a CDS encoding Gfo/Idh/MocA family protein: MSNRFDSKNHPVGSCRLSRRKFVAAAGTAVAAPTIVSSSVLGANPPSNRINVALIGCGNQSRVDLPSMLRQPDAQVVAVCDVNRGSSGYARPEHFLGREPAQKKVNDYYAQKTRSGEYSGCDAYSDFRDVLARDDVDAVMIVLPDHWHALATIKACEAGKDVYCQKPMSLTVHDGQQMVKAVRQHGRILQTGSQYRSNAVVRRMCELVRNGRIGEVKRAVAIINGSGAGPGPGWQEMPVPDGFDYDMWLGPAPDAPYHADRCLYRFRFLQEYSGGQVTNTGAHSIDIVQWALGNDGTGPVEFEDQDGIVWPPAGHLYTTAMKSHFRARYANGVEFVCRTQAPGFGARIEGTEGWVQFSVNNMKEVEASSEAIKNSVIGPDEIRLPVSGNHYRNFLDSVKSRQEPIEPVEAGHRTATICHAGNIAMQLKRKLQWDPEQEMFVNDDEANQMLRRPYRKPWQIDGIES, encoded by the coding sequence ATGTCCAATCGCTTCGATAGTAAGAACCATCCGGTCGGGAGTTGTCGACTTTCGCGGCGAAAATTCGTAGCCGCTGCAGGAACCGCAGTTGCTGCACCGACGATCGTGTCGAGCTCGGTCTTGGGTGCGAATCCACCGAGCAACCGCATCAACGTCGCTCTGATCGGGTGTGGGAATCAGAGCCGAGTGGATTTGCCGAGCATGCTGCGACAGCCCGATGCACAGGTCGTCGCGGTGTGTGATGTTAATCGAGGCAGTAGCGGCTATGCCCGTCCGGAACATTTCTTGGGACGCGAACCGGCGCAGAAAAAGGTCAACGACTACTACGCCCAAAAAACACGGTCGGGTGAGTACAGTGGTTGCGACGCCTACAGCGACTTCCGCGATGTGCTGGCCCGTGACGATGTTGACGCGGTTATGATCGTGCTGCCCGATCACTGGCACGCATTGGCTACTATCAAAGCCTGTGAAGCCGGCAAGGATGTGTATTGCCAGAAACCAATGTCGCTGACGGTTCATGACGGACAGCAGATGGTCAAAGCGGTTCGCCAACACGGACGTATACTGCAAACCGGAAGCCAGTATCGTTCCAACGCGGTCGTTCGCCGAATGTGTGAACTGGTTCGCAACGGTCGAATTGGCGAAGTGAAGCGAGCTGTCGCCATCATCAACGGCAGCGGTGCCGGACCAGGACCGGGGTGGCAGGAAATGCCCGTGCCCGATGGATTTGATTATGACATGTGGCTGGGGCCAGCACCCGATGCCCCTTACCATGCCGACCGCTGCCTTTACCGATTCCGTTTCCTGCAGGAGTATTCAGGCGGTCAGGTCACCAACACGGGCGCGCACTCGATCGACATTGTCCAGTGGGCGTTGGGTAACGACGGCACGGGGCCCGTTGAATTTGAAGATCAAGATGGAATCGTCTGGCCACCAGCGGGACATCTCTACACGACCGCGATGAAGTCACATTTCCGGGCACGTTACGCCAATGGCGTTGAATTTGTCTGCCGGACCCAGGCTCCCGGTTTCGGTGCCCGGATTGAAGGTACCGAAGGTTGGGTGCAGTTCTCTGTCAACAATATGAAAGAGGTCGAAGCCTCGAGTGAGGCGATCAAGAATTCGGTTATTGGTCCCGATGAAATCCGTCTACCCGTTAGCGGGAATCACTACCGCAACTTCCTCGATTCGGTCAAGTCGCGACAGGAGCCCATTGAACCGGTCGAAGCGGGGCATCGCACAGCCACGATCTGCCACGCGGGTAACATCGCCATGCAACTCAAACGAAAGCTGCAATGGGATCCCGAGCAAGAGATGTTTGTCAACGACGACGAAGCCAATCAGATGCTGCGCCGGCCGTATCGTAAGCCTTGGCAGATTGATGGAATTGAAAGTTAG
- a CDS encoding sialidase family protein, which yields MRVIQVLFKKSVAMFAWSAISLTCCESLLAQADAPVPQGVAAGVEKPMRISPRPGNDRNSEGDFIRLKDGRLMLIYTKFVGRSDHAEAELVARYSDDEGKTWTQDDESAIARGEDDANLMSVSLLRLQDGRIALFYVRKYKSPANAKYPFLDSILMQTSDDEAKTWSEPVHVSPADEPAYRVLNNDRVIQLKSGRLVAPVATHYLPGWPGWRNSAQIHCYLSDDLGKTWRTSKSTLESKLLAQEPGVVELKDGRIMMFCRSRDCQLVTYSSDGGETWTPLEKSNIPQPSASPATIERIPSTGDLLLVWNNGDDPLAKIKPTGRRPFTAAISSDDGATWKNVKNIGTDPDGWYCYTAMEFVGDHVVLGHCEFPKLNSFQITRFPVTWLYETAESSK from the coding sequence ATGCGAGTAATACAAGTTCTGTTTAAGAAGTCGGTAGCGATGTTTGCCTGGAGTGCAATCTCGCTTACCTGCTGTGAATCTTTACTGGCCCAAGCGGACGCCCCCGTGCCGCAGGGAGTTGCCGCGGGGGTTGAGAAACCGATGCGAATTTCTCCCCGTCCGGGCAACGATCGAAACAGCGAAGGAGACTTCATCCGCCTGAAGGACGGCAGGCTGATGTTGATCTACACAAAGTTCGTCGGTCGCAGCGACCACGCGGAAGCCGAACTGGTTGCCCGCTATTCGGACGATGAGGGGAAGACATGGACTCAAGATGATGAATCCGCCATCGCACGCGGCGAAGACGATGCCAACTTGATGTCGGTGTCGCTGCTCAGGTTGCAGGATGGGCGGATCGCGTTGTTCTATGTCCGAAAGTACAAGAGCCCAGCGAATGCGAAGTATCCATTTCTGGATTCGATCTTGATGCAGACGAGTGATGACGAAGCAAAAACGTGGTCGGAGCCCGTTCATGTTTCTCCAGCGGATGAACCCGCCTACCGCGTGCTGAACAACGATCGCGTGATCCAGCTGAAAAGCGGGCGTCTGGTTGCTCCTGTCGCAACTCACTATCTACCCGGCTGGCCCGGATGGCGAAACTCCGCACAGATTCATTGTTATCTGTCGGACGATCTGGGGAAGACTTGGCGGACTTCTAAAAGCACATTGGAATCCAAACTGCTGGCTCAGGAACCTGGAGTCGTCGAACTCAAAGATGGCCGAATCATGATGTTCTGCCGCAGCCGAGATTGCCAACTAGTGACCTATTCGTCCGATGGCGGCGAAACATGGACTCCATTGGAAAAATCCAATATCCCGCAACCGTCGGCGTCTCCTGCAACCATCGAACGCATTCCTTCGACAGGCGACCTGTTGCTGGTTTGGAACAACGGAGACGATCCGCTGGCAAAAATCAAACCGACCGGTCGTCGACCATTCACCGCAGCGATCTCCAGCGACGACGGTGCGACTTGGAAGAACGTCAAGAATATCGGCACCGATCCCGACGGATGGTACTGTTACACAGCCATGGAATTTGTGGGTGATCACGTGGTGCTTGGGCACTGTGAATTCCCCAAGTTGAATTCTTTCCAGATCACTCGTTTCCCAGTGACCTGGTTGTATGAGACGGCTGAATCTTCGAAGTAG
- a CDS encoding family 16 glycoside hydrolase, whose amino-acid sequence MTALICLSVAQPSDAVEPKPPKGYRAILNGEDLTGWYGWNPHASVKLTGDKKAENLRKQRAEFPEHWTVENGELVNDGHGPYATTEEEFGNIDLQLEYKTVPKADSGIYLRGTPQVQIWDWNQPYNLKRPDRKPHQGSGGLFNNTPGTLGRDPIMRADKPFGQWNHLRIRQVGDRTWVWLNSRAVVQGAVMENFWDRSQPLPAKGPIMLQTHGGEIRWRNIFVREIGEQESKKILASHRPLPQPTQYDVSYGPHLKQVLHFWQAESDKPSPVLFFIHGGGWTNGGRLSGLSGMLPTMLKEGISVVSVEYRFIGEATADGVVPPVKGPLEDVARALQFVRSKAADWNLDKQRIGASGGSAGACSSLWLAFHPDMADPDSKDPVARESTRLWCAAVTGAQTTLDPKQMKEWTPNSRYGGHAFGFRGDSEKKLSAFDEFLAKRDTILPWIAEYSPYALVSSDDPPVYLSYSSAPALGKKQKDPTHTANFGVKLQEHCEQAGVDCELVYPGAADVQHPTTTDYLIWKLKRPNS is encoded by the coding sequence TTGACTGCCTTGATCTGTCTGTCGGTTGCACAACCTAGCGACGCAGTGGAACCCAAGCCACCCAAGGGCTACCGGGCGATCTTGAACGGTGAAGATCTAACGGGATGGTACGGGTGGAATCCACACGCATCGGTGAAGCTGACCGGCGACAAGAAGGCCGAAAATCTACGCAAGCAGCGGGCTGAGTTCCCCGAGCACTGGACCGTTGAAAACGGCGAATTGGTGAACGACGGTCACGGCCCTTACGCAACGACCGAAGAAGAGTTTGGCAACATCGATTTGCAGCTCGAGTACAAAACAGTCCCGAAAGCCGATAGCGGCATCTATTTGCGAGGCACGCCGCAAGTTCAGATTTGGGATTGGAACCAACCCTACAACTTGAAGCGACCGGACCGAAAACCTCATCAAGGTTCGGGCGGATTGTTCAACAACACGCCGGGCACCTTGGGACGCGATCCGATCATGCGTGCCGACAAACCGTTTGGCCAATGGAACCATCTGCGGATTCGCCAAGTCGGCGACCGAACTTGGGTCTGGCTCAACTCGCGAGCCGTGGTCCAAGGCGCGGTGATGGAGAACTTCTGGGATCGCTCGCAACCATTGCCCGCCAAGGGGCCGATCATGTTGCAAACGCACGGCGGCGAGATTCGCTGGCGTAACATTTTCGTTCGCGAGATTGGCGAGCAAGAGAGTAAAAAAATCCTGGCATCGCACCGCCCTCTGCCTCAGCCGACGCAGTACGACGTCTCCTATGGCCCGCATCTAAAACAGGTGCTCCATTTCTGGCAAGCCGAATCGGACAAACCGTCTCCCGTTTTGTTTTTCATCCATGGCGGCGGATGGACAAACGGTGGACGCTTAAGCGGATTGTCGGGGATGTTGCCAACCATGCTGAAAGAAGGCATTTCGGTCGTCTCGGTGGAGTATCGATTTATCGGAGAAGCGACTGCCGATGGCGTGGTGCCACCGGTGAAAGGGCCGCTTGAGGACGTCGCTCGCGCGTTGCAGTTCGTCCGCAGCAAGGCTGCCGATTGGAATCTCGACAAACAGCGGATCGGTGCATCGGGGGGATCCGCCGGCGCGTGCTCGAGTCTATGGTTAGCGTTTCACCCCGACATGGCGGACCCCGACAGCAAGGATCCCGTCGCGCGCGAATCGACTCGGTTGTGGTGTGCCGCCGTCACCGGTGCTCAAACCACGTTGGATCCGAAACAGATGAAAGAATGGACTCCCAACAGTCGCTATGGCGGGCATGCGTTTGGTTTCCGCGGTGACTCGGAAAAGAAGTTGTCCGCGTTCGATGAGTTTCTAGCGAAACGGGACACGATCTTGCCGTGGATTGCTGAGTATTCGCCCTATGCATTGGTCAGTTCCGATGATCCCCCGGTCTATCTCAGCTACTCCTCTGCCCCAGCACTGGGCAAGAAGCAAAAAGATCCTACACACACCGCCAACTTTGGCGTGAAATTGCAAGAGCACTGCGAACAAGCGGGCGTCGATTGCGAACTGGTCTACCCCGGTGCCGCGGATGTTCAACATCCGACGACGACAGACTATCTAATTTGGAAACTAAAACGTCCTAACTCATAA